The following are from one region of the Mycolicibacterium diernhoferi genome:
- a CDS encoding metal ABC transporter ATP-binding protein: MSAPEPEPALIFDDVSVVRGGRLIWSEGSFTIPSGDIVAVIGSNGSGKSTLLQVVLGLLPVASGSVRVLGGPPGANNEAIGYVPQDYVAGAGEAIRARDAVMLGLTGRRWGLRRTTSDEKAWVDRAMAAVEAQEFADRRVSQLSGGQRQRIALAAALVSRPRLLILDEPLAALDVRHQAEIVALLARLKAEFDVTILVVAHDLNPLLSVLDSAVYLLDGHAHHAAIDQVVDTDLLTHLYGTTVAVANTLQGQLYMRTT; encoded by the coding sequence GTGTCCGCCCCGGAGCCCGAACCAGCACTGATCTTCGACGATGTCAGTGTCGTCCGGGGCGGCCGACTGATCTGGTCGGAAGGCAGTTTCACCATCCCCTCGGGCGACATCGTCGCCGTGATCGGCTCCAACGGTTCCGGTAAGTCGACGCTGCTGCAGGTGGTCCTCGGCCTGCTGCCGGTGGCCTCCGGATCGGTGCGGGTGCTCGGCGGCCCGCCCGGGGCCAACAACGAGGCCATCGGCTACGTCCCGCAGGACTACGTGGCCGGCGCCGGGGAGGCGATCCGCGCCCGCGACGCGGTGATGCTGGGGCTGACCGGCCGGCGCTGGGGCCTGCGCCGCACCACCTCCGACGAGAAGGCCTGGGTGGACCGGGCGATGGCCGCCGTGGAGGCACAGGAGTTCGCCGACCGGCGGGTGTCCCAGCTCTCCGGTGGACAACGGCAACGCATCGCCCTGGCCGCCGCCCTGGTGTCACGGCCGCGCCTGTTGATCCTGGACGAACCGCTGGCCGCTCTCGACGTGCGCCATCAGGCCGAGATCGTGGCGCTGCTGGCCCGGCTCAAGGCCGAGTTCGACGTGACCATCCTGGTGGTCGCCCACGACCTGAACCCGCTGCTGTCGGTACTGGACAGCGCGGTCTACCTGCTCGACGGGCACGCTCACCACGCAGCGATCGACCAGGTCGTGGACACCGATCTGCTGACCCACCTGTACGGCACCACCGTCGCGGTGGCCAACACCCTGCAGGGCCAGCTCTACATGAGGACCACCTAG
- a CDS encoding acyl-CoA dehydrogenase, producing the protein MSATITDEQSAAREMVRSWAASSGSIAGARNVELGDPDAWRAPYGGFAQLGIFGVAVAEEFGGAGSTVADLCSMLDEAAAALVPGPVATTALATLLLTGDDAEVLEALVAGERTAGAALRAELRVDGDRVSGVVEQVLGADPAGLLLLPAGDRVLLVDAAAGGVQVQPLEATDFSVPLARVTLESAPARVLPVSRQRFEDVAATVLAAEAAGLARWALNVATEYAKVREQFGKPIGSFQAIKHMCAEMLLRSEQVSVSAADAARAAGESGQDSAEQLSVAAAVAAASGIDAAQANAKDCIQVLGGIGITWEHDAHLYLRRAYGISHFLGGRRRWLRRVAELTQQGVRRELRIDLESVADLRPEISAAVAAVAAQPVENRQVALAEAGLQAPHWPKPHGRNASPAEQLLIDQELANAKVERPDLVIGWWAIPTILEHGSPAQIEQFVPATLRGELKWCQLFSEPGAGSDLAALRTKAERAEVDGKPGWKLTGQKVWTSSAKQAHWGVCLARTDPTAPKHKGITYFLIDMRWPGIDIRPLREITGDELFNEVFFDEVFVPDEMVVGTVNDGWRLARTTLTNERVAMAGGTALGNPMEELLAAVRRNGIDPADQDRLGGLILAAQVGSLLDQRIAQLAVDGQDTGAQASARKLIGVRYRQGLAEFHMELSEGGGAVLNQAVHTFLNTRCLTIAGGTEQILLTVAGERLLGLPR; encoded by the coding sequence GTGTCGGCGACCATCACAGATGAACAGTCCGCAGCCAGGGAAATGGTCCGGAGCTGGGCAGCAAGCTCCGGATCGATCGCAGGGGCGCGCAATGTCGAGCTGGGTGACCCCGACGCCTGGCGGGCCCCGTACGGAGGTTTCGCGCAACTAGGGATCTTCGGTGTGGCGGTCGCCGAGGAGTTCGGCGGAGCCGGCAGCACCGTGGCCGATCTGTGCAGCATGCTCGACGAGGCCGCCGCGGCCCTGGTGCCCGGCCCGGTCGCGACGACCGCGCTGGCGACGCTGCTGCTGACCGGCGACGACGCCGAGGTCCTGGAAGCGCTGGTGGCCGGCGAACGCACCGCGGGCGCCGCGCTGCGGGCCGAGCTGCGCGTCGACGGGGACCGGGTCTCCGGGGTGGTCGAGCAGGTGCTGGGCGCCGACCCGGCCGGGCTGCTGCTGTTGCCGGCCGGCGATCGGGTGCTGCTGGTGGACGCCGCGGCCGGCGGGGTGCAGGTGCAGCCGCTGGAGGCCACCGATTTCTCGGTGCCGCTGGCCCGGGTGACGCTGGAATCGGCGCCCGCGCGGGTGCTGCCGGTGTCGCGGCAGCGGTTCGAGGATGTGGCCGCGACCGTGCTGGCGGCCGAGGCGGCCGGGCTGGCCCGGTGGGCGCTGAACGTCGCCACCGAGTACGCCAAGGTGCGTGAGCAGTTCGGCAAGCCGATCGGCAGCTTCCAGGCCATCAAGCACATGTGCGCCGAGATGCTGCTGCGCTCCGAGCAGGTGTCGGTGTCGGCGGCCGACGCGGCGCGCGCGGCCGGCGAGTCCGGGCAGGACTCGGCCGAGCAGCTGTCGGTGGCCGCCGCGGTCGCCGCGGCTTCCGGCATCGATGCGGCCCAGGCCAACGCCAAGGACTGCATCCAGGTGCTGGGCGGCATCGGCATCACCTGGGAGCACGATGCGCACCTGTATCTGCGCCGGGCATACGGCATTTCGCACTTCCTCGGCGGGCGCCGGCGCTGGCTGCGCCGGGTGGCCGAGCTGACCCAGCAGGGGGTGCGCCGGGAACTGCGCATCGATCTGGAATCGGTGGCCGATCTGCGCCCCGAGATCAGCGCGGCCGTCGCCGCGGTGGCTGCGCAGCCGGTGGAAAACCGTCAGGTGGCCCTTGCCGAGGCCGGGCTGCAGGCACCGCACTGGCCGAAGCCGCACGGCCGCAACGCATCCCCGGCCGAGCAGTTGCTCATCGACCAGGAACTCGCCAACGCCAAGGTGGAGCGCCCGGATCTGGTGATCGGGTGGTGGGCGATCCCCACCATCCTCGAGCACGGCAGCCCCGCGCAGATCGAACAGTTCGTGCCCGCCACCCTGCGCGGTGAGCTCAAGTGGTGCCAGCTGTTCTCCGAGCCCGGTGCCGGTTCGGACCTGGCGGCGTTGCGCACCAAGGCCGAACGCGCCGAGGTGGACGGCAAGCCGGGCTGGAAGCTGACCGGGCAGAAGGTGTGGACGTCGTCGGCCAAGCAGGCGCACTGGGGTGTGTGCCTGGCCAGGACCGACCCGACCGCGCCGAAGCACAAGGGCATCACCTACTTCCTGATCGATATGCGTTGGCCCGGTATCGACATCCGCCCGCTGCGGGAGATCACCGGCGACGAGCTGTTCAACGAGGTCTTCTTCGATGAGGTGTTCGTGCCCGACGAGATGGTGGTGGGCACCGTCAACGACGGCTGGCGGCTGGCCCGCACCACGTTGACCAACGAACGCGTCGCGATGGCGGGCGGCACCGCGCTCGGGAACCCGATGGAGGAACTGCTCGCTGCGGTGCGGCGCAACGGCATCGACCCGGCCGATCAGGATCGACTCGGCGGGCTGATCCTGGCCGCGCAGGTCGGCTCGCTGTTGGACCAGCGCATCGCGCAACTCGCCGTCGACGGCCAGGACACCGGCGCACAGGCCAGCGCCCGCAAGCTCATCGGGGTGCGGTACCGCCAGGGGCTGGCCGAATTCCACATGGAACTGTCCGAGGGTGGGGGTGCGGTGCTGAACCAGGCCGTGCACACCTTCCTCAACACGCGCTGCCTGACCATCGCCGGTGGCACCGAGCAGATCCTGCTGACCGTGGCGGGGGAGCGGTTGCTGGGCCTGCCCCGGTAG
- a CDS encoding metal ABC transporter permease — MPGGTTQVYLALGYQENWWQILTSGFMRNALIGGTLVALAAGLIGYFIIVRNTAFAAHALAHIGLPGATGAALLGLPVVLGLGGFCIGGALVIGAMGKRAGDREVTTGTVLALATGFGLFFNSLGTKNSSTLTNVLFGNLLAITHQQLLIFAVLLTVIAVTVVIVYRPLLFASVNEQVAEAKGVPVRALSVIFMALLGLSVTMAVQAVGTLLLFALVVTPAATAIIVTAQPLRAMAISTVVSLVSVWAGLVVSALFNMPPSFVIVTIACVIWLVVWSGGRIRGTVR; from the coding sequence ATGCCCGGCGGCACCACCCAGGTCTATCTCGCGCTCGGTTATCAGGAGAACTGGTGGCAGATCCTGACGTCCGGGTTCATGCGCAACGCGTTGATCGGCGGCACGCTGGTGGCGCTGGCGGCCGGTCTGATCGGCTACTTCATCATCGTCCGCAACACCGCGTTCGCGGCGCACGCCCTGGCACACATCGGGTTGCCCGGCGCGACCGGTGCGGCGCTGTTGGGCCTGCCGGTGGTGCTCGGGCTGGGGGGGTTCTGCATCGGCGGTGCGTTGGTGATCGGCGCCATGGGCAAGCGCGCCGGTGACCGTGAGGTGACCACCGGCACGGTGCTCGCCCTCGCAACGGGTTTCGGGTTGTTCTTCAACTCGCTGGGCACCAAGAACTCCTCGACCCTGACCAATGTGCTGTTCGGCAATCTGCTGGCGATCACCCACCAACAGCTGCTGATCTTCGCCGTGTTGCTGACGGTCATCGCCGTGACGGTCGTAATCGTCTACCGCCCACTGCTGTTCGCCTCGGTCAACGAGCAGGTCGCCGAGGCGAAGGGGGTGCCGGTGCGCGCCCTGTCGGTGATCTTCATGGCGCTGCTGGGCCTGTCCGTCACGATGGCGGTGCAGGCCGTCGGCACGCTGCTGCTGTTCGCGCTCGTCGTGACGCCCGCCGCGACCGCGATCATCGTGACCGCACAACCACTGAGGGCCATGGCGATCTCGACGGTCGTCAGCCTGGTGTCGGTGTGGGCGGGACTGGTGGTGTCGGCCCTGTTCAACATGCCGCCGAGCTTCGTCATCGTCACCATCGCGTGCGTGATCTGGCTGGTGGTGTGGTCGGGTGGCCGGATCCGGGGCACCGTCCGCTAG
- the otsB gene encoding trehalose-phosphatase has translation MLEPGLRRALTDLAATPRLLVTSDFDGTMAPIVNNPADARPLPEAAAALETLASLPETTAALISGRALAVLRELSGASAAVQAVGSHGAEFDTGFAHEIDTALLQTIIATLRGIAAGRPGVTVETKPASVALHVRNASEADGAEALELARAAAQSWDAHITAGKAVLEFAVIVTDKGEAVDILRDRCGATAVLFLGDDVTDEKAFARLHAGDVGVKVGPGETLAGYRVDDPADVAVALRLVADTRARRRIA, from the coding sequence GTGCTCGAACCCGGTCTGCGGCGCGCCCTCACCGACCTGGCCGCGACGCCACGGCTGCTGGTCACCTCCGATTTCGACGGCACCATGGCGCCGATCGTGAACAATCCCGCCGATGCCCGACCGCTGCCGGAGGCCGCCGCGGCGCTCGAGACCCTGGCATCGCTGCCGGAGACCACGGCCGCGCTGATCTCCGGACGGGCGCTGGCCGTCCTGCGTGAATTGTCCGGCGCGTCCGCGGCCGTGCAGGCGGTGGGCAGCCACGGCGCCGAGTTCGACACGGGTTTCGCGCACGAGATCGACACCGCACTGCTGCAGACCATCATCGCCACCCTGCGCGGTATCGCCGCCGGCCGGCCCGGGGTGACGGTCGAGACCAAACCGGCCAGCGTGGCCCTGCACGTGCGCAACGCCTCGGAGGCCGACGGTGCAGAAGCGCTCGAGCTGGCCCGGGCCGCCGCACAATCCTGGGATGCCCATATCACCGCCGGTAAGGCGGTGCTGGAGTTCGCGGTGATCGTGACCGACAAGGGTGAGGCGGTCGACATCCTGCGGGACCGTTGCGGGGCAACGGCGGTGCTCTTCCTGGGTGACGATGTCACCGACGAGAAGGCATTCGCGCGGCTGCACGCCGGCGATGTCGGGGTCAAGGTCGGGCCGGGTGAGACCCTGGCCGGTTACCGGGTGGATGACCCTGCGGATGTGGCGGTGGCGCTGCGCTTGGTGGCCGACACCCGCGCCCGGCGCCGGATTGCCTGA
- the kstR gene encoding cholesterol catabolism transcriptional regulator KstR: MSSPAQPGSGSDSPRQVMAVAVLSESELGSEAQRERRKRILDATLAIASKGGYEAVQMRAVAERADVAVGTLYRYFPSKVHLLVSALGREFERIDAKMDRTTLAGGTPYQRLNMMVGKLNRSMQRNPLLTEAMTRAFVFADASAAGEVDHVGKLMDSMFARAMSDGEPTEDQYHIARVISDVWLSNLLAWLTRRASATDVAKRLDLAVRLLIGDGEQPKV; encoded by the coding sequence ATGTCATCGCCCGCACAACCCGGATCGGGTTCTGACTCACCCCGTCAGGTGATGGCCGTGGCCGTACTCTCCGAATCCGAGCTCGGCTCCGAAGCGCAGCGGGAACGTCGCAAGCGCATCCTGGACGCCACGCTGGCCATCGCCTCCAAGGGCGGCTACGAGGCCGTCCAGATGCGGGCCGTCGCCGAACGCGCCGATGTGGCGGTCGGCACCCTGTACCGCTACTTCCCGTCCAAGGTGCACCTGCTGGTGTCCGCGCTGGGCCGGGAGTTCGAACGTATCGACGCCAAGATGGACCGGACCACGCTCGCCGGCGGGACCCCCTACCAGCGGCTGAACATGATGGTCGGCAAGCTGAACCGGTCGATGCAGCGCAACCCGCTGCTGACCGAGGCCATGACGCGGGCGTTCGTGTTCGCCGATGCCTCCGCCGCCGGGGAGGTCGACCACGTCGGCAAGCTGATGGATTCGATGTTCGCGCGTGCGATGAGCGACGGCGAACCCACCGAGGACCAGTACCACATCGCGCGCGTCATCTCCGATGTGTGGCTGTCCAATCTGCTGGCGTGGCTGACCCGGCGCGCCTCGGCCACCGACGTGGCCAAACGACTCGATCTCGCGGTCCGCCTGCTCATCGGAGACGGCGAACAACCTAAGGTGTGA
- a CDS encoding metal ABC transporter solute-binding protein, Zn/Mn family gives MQTVIVIGVISFASPRALAVGLALAVPLTLTACGEGGESDPAVAGDCPTTPVDVVVSVEQWGKIVTALGGACADVTTVLSGNSGDPHDFEPTPADAAAFTGAQLVVINGGHYDEWAVRLAESTAPDAVVVDAVALLGGDHEGHEHEDHDHDHGGANPHAWYSPAAVTDVADAVTATLTELAPDARGYLEARHTEFTAAMQPYRALIDKIRAGATGKTYAATESLFDDMAAALGLTNRTPHGYQVASSNHADPSPADLDAFLRLLSDRGVDVLIYNTQTEGSLPQQLRTAAERAGVPVVDVTETPAPDAATFEAWQVAQLTALAAALGIEA, from the coding sequence ATGCAAACGGTTATCGTTATCGGCGTGATCTCGTTTGCCTCCCCCCGTGCGCTCGCCGTCGGCCTGGCCCTGGCCGTCCCGCTGACACTCACCGCCTGCGGTGAGGGCGGCGAGTCGGACCCGGCCGTTGCGGGGGACTGCCCGACAACCCCGGTGGACGTGGTCGTCAGCGTCGAGCAATGGGGCAAGATCGTGACCGCGCTGGGCGGGGCCTGTGCAGACGTGACCACCGTGCTGTCCGGCAACTCGGGGGACCCGCACGATTTCGAGCCGACCCCGGCCGATGCCGCCGCCTTCACCGGCGCCCAACTCGTGGTGATCAACGGCGGGCACTACGACGAGTGGGCCGTCCGGCTCGCCGAGAGCACCGCGCCGGACGCGGTCGTGGTCGATGCGGTGGCGCTGCTCGGCGGCGACCATGAGGGTCACGAGCACGAGGATCACGACCACGATCACGGCGGCGCCAACCCGCACGCCTGGTACAGCCCGGCCGCGGTGACCGACGTGGCCGACGCCGTCACCGCGACACTCACCGAACTCGCCCCCGACGCCCGCGGATACCTCGAGGCCCGGCATACCGAATTCACCGCGGCGATGCAGCCCTACCGGGCGCTCATCGACAAGATCAGGGCCGGTGCGACGGGCAAGACCTACGCCGCCACCGAGAGCCTGTTCGACGACATGGCCGCCGCGCTCGGGCTGACCAACAGAACTCCGCACGGCTACCAGGTGGCCTCGTCCAATCACGCCGACCCCTCACCCGCGGACCTCGACGCCTTCCTGCGACTGCTGTCGGATCGCGGAGTCGACGTGCTGATCTACAACACCCAGACCGAGGGTTCGTTGCCGCAGCAGCTGCGCACCGCGGCCGAGCGGGCCGGGGTCCCGGTCGTCGATGTCACCGAAACTCCTGCGCCGGACGCCGCGACGTTCGAGGCTTGGCAGGTGGCCCAACTCACCGCCCTCGCCGCGGCTCTCGGCATCGAGGCCTAG
- a CDS encoding LacI family DNA-binding transcriptional regulator has protein sequence MPRSPAPRRRATLASLAAHLDVSRTTISNAYNRPDQLSAELRERVLAAAKELGYPGPDPVARSLRTRRAGAVGLMITEPLNYAFSDPAALDFVAGLAESCEEAGQGLLLVAAGPNRSVHDGSAAVLSAGVDGFVVYSASDDDPYLPVLVQRQLPIVVVDQPEDVPGASRVGIDDRAAMRELAEYVVGLGHREIGVLTMRLGREWPHESTKPMVADPERLNSPHFHVQRERVRGVYDALSAAGLDPASVTVVESYEHLPQSGGAAAEVALAANPRITALMCTADVLALSAMDYLRAHGIFVPGQLTVTGFDGVPEALARGLTTVIQPSVEKGRRAGDLLHNPPGSGLPVVEVLATEVVRGRTSGPA, from the coding sequence ATGCCCCGAAGTCCGGCGCCTCGACGACGCGCGACGCTGGCCTCGTTGGCTGCCCACCTCGACGTATCGCGTACCACCATCTCCAATGCCTACAACCGGCCCGACCAGTTGTCGGCCGAACTGCGGGAACGGGTGCTTGCCGCGGCAAAGGAATTGGGATATCCCGGACCCGACCCGGTGGCCCGGTCGCTGCGCACCCGCAGGGCGGGTGCGGTCGGGTTGATGATCACCGAGCCGCTCAACTATGCGTTCAGCGACCCGGCCGCCCTGGATTTCGTTGCCGGGCTTGCCGAATCGTGCGAAGAGGCCGGTCAGGGACTGCTGCTGGTGGCCGCCGGGCCCAACCGCTCCGTCCACGACGGGTCGGCGGCGGTGCTCTCGGCCGGCGTCGACGGGTTCGTCGTCTACTCGGCCTCCGATGACGACCCCTACCTACCGGTGTTAGTGCAACGTCAGTTGCCGATCGTCGTCGTCGACCAGCCCGAGGACGTGCCGGGCGCCTCGAGGGTCGGCATCGACGATCGCGCGGCGATGCGGGAGCTCGCCGAATACGTTGTCGGCCTTGGGCACCGTGAGATCGGGGTGCTCACCATGCGGTTGGGCCGGGAATGGCCGCACGAGAGCACCAAGCCGATGGTCGCCGACCCCGAAAGGTTGAACTCACCGCATTTCCACGTCCAGCGCGAGCGCGTGCGCGGTGTCTACGACGCGCTGAGCGCCGCCGGCCTGGATCCGGCCTCGGTGACCGTCGTGGAGAGCTACGAGCATCTGCCGCAGTCCGGTGGCGCCGCCGCCGAGGTGGCGCTGGCGGCCAACCCGCGGATCACCGCCCTGATGTGCACGGCCGACGTGCTGGCCCTCTCGGCGATGGACTACCTACGGGCACACGGCATCTTCGTGCCGGGGCAGTTGACTGTCACCGGGTTCGACGGGGTACCCGAAGCCTTGGCGCGCGGGTTGACCACGGTGATCCAGCCCAGCGTCGAGAAGGGCCGCCGGGCCGGGGATCTGCTGCACAATCCGCCGGGTTCGGGTTTGCCGGTCGTCGAGGTGCTCGCCACCGAGGTGGTACGGGGCCGGACCTCCGGGCCCGCTTAG